CCAAAGACCAGATGGAAAAGTCTCTTTTGGCTTTGGCTGGCGAATTAAAAAAGGTGAGAACTGGCCGAGCTCAGGTGTCAATGTTGGATGTTGTGAAGGTCAACTACTACGGCAGCGCCACTCCGCTCAATCAGGTAGCTGCGGTCTCTTGTCCAGACGGAAAATCCTTTTTAATTCAACCCTGGGAGGCATCAACTCTCAAAGAAGTTGAAGCCTCAATTATTAAGAGCGATCTAGGAATGAGTCCTCAAAATGATGGAAAAGTCATCCGCCTTCGACTTCCTGATTTGACGGAAGCCCGTCGCAAGGAATTAGTAAAGACTATCAAAAAGATTGTTGAGGATGCCAGGGTGGCTGTGCGAATGGCAAGACGTGATGCCAATGAATCTGTAAAGAAGGCCGCCAAGGATAAAGTAATCAGCGAGGATGAGCAGAAACGCCTCGAAGGAGAAATACAAAAATTGACTGATGGATATGTCGATAAAATTGACAAGATATCCGATGAAAAAGAGAAAGAACTCATGACAATCTAGTCAATGATAGAAAATCTGGAGCCCTTTAAAGTGACCCCGCCGATACACATCGCAATAATTATGGACGGAAATGGCCGTTGGGCCAATGCCCATGGACATCATCGTTTTTTTGGGCATGTTCGGGGAGCTCGGGTAGCTAAGAGCATTATTGAGGCTTGCTCATTTCGGCGGGTTAAATTTCTTACGCTTTTTGCTTTTAGCAGTGAAAATTGGCTCAGACCAAAAGACGAAGTCAGCCTCCTGATGAAATTGTTATTTAGCCGGCTCAATCGTGAGCGAGCTGGATTGGTTCGAAATAATATTAAATTCAAATGTATTGGCGATCTAGATCGGCTCCCTGCAAAGGTAAAGGAGGCCGTTAACCAGACGATCTCTGAAACTGATCATTGCACGGGAATGACTTTGATTTTTGCATTGAGCTATGGAGGTCGGCAAGAAATTGCTAACGCAGCGAAGAGAATCGCCTTCCTTGTCGGCTCCGGAAAATTGCGCCCCGAGGATGTCAATGAGGAGCTCTTTCACTCTCAGCTAGAATCTTCGGAAATTCCCGACCCAGATCTCATCATTCGCACAAGCGGAGAATCGCGCCTCTCGAATTTCTATTTATGGCAATCAGCCTATAGCGAATTCATGGTTTTTCCCAAAATGTGGCCAGAATTTACGCGGAATGATTTAGATCTCGCAATTGAATCATTTAATCTCAAAGAACGTCGCTTTGGTAAGACCAGTGAACAGTTAGGCTCAAGTCCCCAGACTTCATCCCGCAGTTTAAAAGGCGAAGTTTAAGTGAGTTCCAACTTTATGGGGCTCCAAACGAGAATTCTCTCAGCTTTGGTAGCGGTAGGCTCCCTTGTCGCTATTGCTTTTTACGGAGGTCCACCAGGAATCGCAGTTATCTCCCTTGGGATTGTCATGCTGGGCTGTTATGAATTTACCAAAATTGGCTTTCCTCCAGATGAGAAACTTCCACCATTTTTAAAAGGCCTGTTTCTTGGGAGTTGCTTCGGTTTTATCGCCATAGCAATGCTCCTCGAACCTATTGCAGGCCTGGCAACTCTCGCTTTGACGTCGATGATCCTTTTCTCCTGCTTATTGAGTGCACTTCACAAAACTGTCCCGCTGGAAGTGATTCGGAAACTCTCGTCCTCCCTCATTTTAGGTTTGGTTTACACAGGTTTACTGCCGATTTTTGCACTTAAACTCCTGTTTCTTCCTGATGGGCTCAAATGGTTTTCGCTCATGCTTGTTGTGGTTTTTTCCGGAGATACCTTTGCCTATTTCGTTGGACTTTGCTTTGGCAAGCGCAAGCTGATGTCTTCAGTTTCCCCTAAAAAAACAGTTGCCGGGGCCTGGGGAGGACTTTTGGGGTCTGGACTTGTCGCTTGGCTGGCGGGAACTTACTTTGTTGATGAGCACTCGCTTGTTCTGTTTATCACGGGTTCTATTGCCAGCGGCTTCTTTGCTCAATTTGGAGATCTCTTTGAATCACTTCTCAAGCGTGTCAGTGGCCACAAGGATTCTGGCAGTATTATGCCAGGACACGGGGGTGTGCTTGATCGTTTGGATGGAATTTATTTTGCCTCCCCTATTTTCTTTCTTGTTGCTCAATACCTCAGCTAGGAAGCGCTGTGTTGAAGTGGTTTTTTCGGCACCTTAGGCGAGGTACCCCCTGAATTTCATTCCAAATCTGAGAATCTTTGGCTTTCTTGGCGGTTTTTGCTTTGGTGTCGCCGCTCCTCCCTTTAGAATACCGAAATGGATTTAATTCTTAATTGGTTACAATCGGGACTTTCTGCAATTGGGCCCTTTCTCATCTTATTGGGTCTTCTCATTTTCGTTCATGAGCTTGGCCATTTTTTGGTCGCTAAATGGTGCGGAGTAAGAGTAGAGGTTTTTAGTCTTGGATTTGGCAAGAAAATTTTGAAATTCAGTCGTGGGGAGACGACTTATTGCATCTCGATTGTGCCTCTTGGCGGTTATGTCAAAATGTACGGAGACGATCCGACTGCAGAAATACCCGAAAATGAAAAGTCCCGAGCCTTTCTATGCAAACCAGTCATTCAGAGAATCGCGATCGTTTTGGCGGGCCCTCTGATGAACTTTCTATTTGCCATTCCACTGTTTATGGCTGTGGGTCTCAAGGGCGAACTTGTCCCAGGGCCGCGATTAGGAGATGTTGAGCGAGAGAGTTCTGCCTTTCAGGCTGGATTTCGTTCAGGTGATAAAATTCTCTCGATGAACGAGGAAACCATTTCGTATTGGTCCCAGATCGCCAAAAAAATTGAAACCTCCGTTGACCGTGAAATTCAATTTAAGGTAGCCAGATTCAATAGCGGGGAGACGGTTTCACTTAAAGCTTCTCCGACTCTTGTACCCAACGATAATATACTGACTCTTGATACTCTCGTCCCAAGAATTCCCGGACTTGATCCGTCTGGACGCTCTTCAATGGTTGGAGTTTCATCTCCTCAGTCACCTGCTGCCCTCGCCGGATTAAAAACTTTTGATATCATCACCTCTATAAATGGCGTGAAGGTCAATGCCTTTTGGGAATTGGAACCCACCCTTCAGGCTCACAAAAATAGCGAGAAGTTAGAACTCGTGGTTCATCCTTATACAGCGAAAGCAAATGCTGAAAGTCGAACGGTAGTGCTAAACGATTTTCACACTCTGTCGAATTCCGCTGATGAATCCAAATCTCTGCTTGATGTGTTGGGACTCGAAGAATCTGATCTGTATCTCCTTCAGGTTAAGGAGAATTCTCCGGCTGCTCGAGCTGGCTTGAGGGACGGAGATAAAATCATCGGGCTCGATAAATCCCTTGTGGAGAAATGGGATCAGGTTCTCGCAAAGGTCAAGGCATTCAAGGCAGAGGACAAGGTCATTCATTTTTCAATTGCACGTGAGGGCAAGACAATCGATGTTGATATCGCGCCAGAAATGACTGAGGTCATGAATCGCCATCAGAAAGAAGAAAATCGCTTTACCGTTGGAATTATTCCGGCAATTCTGGAGTCCCCAGGAGAGCTCACCCTGTTTCGGGTAAGTTCTCCCGCAGAGGCCGTCTCTTATGGGTTTGAAAAGACCATCGATTGGACCAAAGCTATATCTGTTAGCTTTCTCAGAATCCTTACAGCCCAAGTTTCGCATAAAAATATCGGTGGGGTTATCACGATCGGCAGAGTGGCAAGTCAGACTTTCGAAATGGGTATTTCCGCATTTTTGCGAATGATGGCCATCATTTCCATCAATCTTTTTCTGATCAATCTTCTTCCCGTACCTATTTTGGATGGTGGACACTTGGTATTTTTTGTCATCGAAGCCCTTCGAGGAGCCCCCCTGAGCATGAGAAAAATGGAGATTGCCCAACAAGTTGGGCTTATCCTTCTCATTTCTCTCATGGTACTATCCCTTTTTAACGATATAACAAGCTTTGTGAAGTCTCCTTAGATCTGTTAACAAAGTGAGCTATGAAATTAGTACTAATTGCAGAGACAAGCTCTCCAAGTGGCGGGCTTTCGCTCCTTGAATGTTCAGACAAATATTTAGACGCTGTCGTCAGAGACTGCCAGCAATGGCAGCGCGAATCTTCACATAGCGAAGTTGTGACTGGGGCAGTTAGAATCCTGCTGGAGCGAAATGCCCTTCACCTGAGTGAAATTAGTCTTTTTGGGGTTGGTGTGGGTCCTGGGAGTTTTACGGGCATTAGAGTAGGAATCAACATGATGAGGGCATTTGCTTACTCCTTTCAGACTCCCCTTTTTGGGTATTCTAGCCTAGAAGCCCTGGCTTTAAGCACCCATCGACAAGATTTGCCCATCGTGTGTTTGGTCAATGCCTTTGGAAACATGATTTATGGAGCCTCTTACGCATGGACAGCAACAGGCTCTCTTCGAGAATTGGCATCTCCGCGTGCCCTGGGCCTAGATCAGGTCTCTCAGCTCTTCGATGGGCCCTCTCTCGTTGTAGGCAATGCCTATGATACCTATCAAAGATTTTTTCCCCACGGCCTGCTCAATCTCATGTTGCGTGAAACGCATCAGCCAGACGAGCCTCAAGTCCAGTTTTTTTCCCCTCGTTTGGATCTGCGAGCCAGACAAGAGGTCAAAAATGATTGGAAATCCGTTAAACCTCTTTATATTCGCGCGTCTGAAGCCGAAGAGAAGTTAAAGAAGGGTCTACTTAAACCCTTACCAAAGATTTGAGAAACTGAATGTCCGATGTTCGGGATAAAGACAAAGACAAAGTCTATTATTTGAGAGGAATGATGAATTCCGACTCTCGAATAATTTCAGTTGGAGGAGGCAAAGGAGGAGTTGGAAAGTCGTTTTTTAGCTCTGGCCTTGCTATCTTTATTGCGAACCTAGGATACGATACTCTTTTGATAGATTTAGATCTGGGGGCAGCCAATCTTCACACTTGCATCGGAGAAGACTCACCCCCGCATTCTATTCATGATTTTTTAACTGGCAAAATAGCAAATTTTGAAAGCCTCGCCGTTCAAACCGGCCATCAAAATCTCCGGTTTATCAGTGGATCTAACGACTCCTACGACATGGCAAACATCACTGAAGATCAGAAGACACTTCTGATGTCCTCTATTTTTCACACGAAGGCCGATTTCATCATTCTTGACCTGAGTGCAGGAACTCACTCTACCACCTTGGATTTGTTTTTGATGGCCACACACCAACTGATCACCGTAACGCCGGATCCTTCCAGCGTTGAAAATGCTTATAGATTTATCAAATCTGCATTTTTTAGAAAAATGAAGCGATTTGAGTTCCAATTAAATTTAGGTAACCTGATTGCACAACTCATGGCAAATAAATCCCATAACGGAATTCGCTCACCTGCCGATCTCCTTTTCTATGTTTCCAAACAGGATCCAGACAATGGCGAACGACTTCGAAATTTGATGGAGAGCATGAAAATTCAAATTGTTCTCAACCAAGTTCGCACAATGAGTGATGTTACTCTCGGTCCTTCTATAGAGAGCGTCTGCAGAAAATATTTTGGAATCAAAGCTCAATTTTTAGGACATATCGACTACGATAATGCAGTATGGCAGTCGCTTCGAAAAAAGAAACATCTCCTGCTAGAATATCCTCACAGCCGGATATATGCTCAAATGCTGGGAATTGCCCGAACAATCGTTGGTCCAAGAAAACAAAAAGCTGTGGTATAGAATAAGAAGATGAATCATCGACTGGCCGACCAAACCTATTATGAAATTCTTGAAGTGGCATCAGATGCAACTCAGCAACAAATTCATGCCGCATACCATCGGGCACGAAACACTTATTCCCCTGAGAGCCCAGCACTCTACTCTATGTTTACTCGCGAAGAAGCACGTGATTTGATGACTCTCATTGAGGAAGCTTTTTCCACTCTGAGTAACCAAGCCAAACGAAAAGATTACGACAGGCAATTAATTCGGCAGACAACACAGAAGGATCAAACTCAATTTGGCCCGGCAAATGCATCCGAAGAATTACCAGATTTTCAAGTTCCGGAGCAAGGGCCCAAAGTTGGTTCAGCACCGCTAGCGAGTGTTGGAATTGCAAATACTGCGGACATTGAACAGATCGCTGTAAATCAGAAGAGTTTCCAGCCATCCAAGCCTAAGGCTGACCGTGTTCCTGAAGGGTTTGGGAAAACACGTTTTAGTGCCTATCAAATAGATCCAAACTTTGAAAATGAGATAAATCAAACGAGGACCTTCGATGGAACGTTTCTTCAAAAGGTTCGGATTTATAAACAGGTGAATCTTGATCAACTCAGCCAGGAGACGCGCATCAGCCGGACCTATTTGAGTGCCCTCGAATCAAACAATTTCAAATCCCTTCCTGCGCCTGTTTTTACTCGCGGGTTCGTTGTGCAAGTAGCAAAAATCCTAGGACTCAACGAGAAACTCGTTGCTGACTCCTACATGTCACTCTATCGCAATGAAAAGTTCTGAATCCAATTTGATAGTTCGGAAATTTGAAATAATCATTTCTGAGGATCAGGCAGGCACAAGACTTGATCGAATTCTTTCCAGCAACCCGGAGTTTTCTTCCAGATCTCAAGTGGCTCAACTGTTCTCAGCAGGTTCGGTTATTAAAGGTGACAAATCTTTGAAAGCCTCGTTTATGCCAAAAGTCGGAGATTGCATTGTCGTACTTATTTCTGAGCCAATTCCTTCTCAAGAACTCGAACCTCTTGATTTTCCTTTGGCTATACTGCATGAAGACGCAGACGTTATAGTCATTAATAAGCCCGCGGGGCTCGTGGTCCATCCGAGCAATGGCCACACGCATGATACGCTGGTTAATGCCCTTGTTTTTCACACAAACAGTCTTGCCTCGGGCTTTCAAAAACATCGGCCCGGTATCGTTCATCGCCTCGATAAAGACACTAGTGGTATTCTTGTGGTCGCCAAAAATGATCGCTGTCATGCCTTTCTTGCAAAACAATTCCGGGAAAAGACGGTCCATCGCATTTATTGGGCTCTCGTCTATGGGCGCCCGTTCCCCCCAGCCGGAACTCTACGCTCTCATATTGGCCGTCACCCAAATGATAGAAAGAAATTTGCCTCCACAGATAATAATCCTCAGATCTCAGGGCCTAAAGGAAAATTGGCAGTTACTCACTATCGAACTCTAAAGACTTCACCTCAAGGCTTTGCTCTGATCGAATGTCGACTTGAGACAGGACGCACTCACCAAATTCGAGTGCATTTGTCTGAGCTCGGACACCCCATAGTTGGAGATCCTATTTATGGCGGACTGCAGAGGGCAA
This region of Bdellovibrionales bacterium genomic DNA includes:
- the frr gene encoding ribosome recycling factor; the protein is MVENIVKSTKDQMEKSLLALAGELKKVRTGRAQVSMLDVVKVNYYGSATPLNQVAAVSCPDGKSFLIQPWEASTLKEVEASIIKSDLGMSPQNDGKVIRLRLPDLTEARRKELVKTIKKIVEDARVAVRMARRDANESVKKAAKDKVISEDEQKRLEGEIQKLTDGYVDKIDKISDEKEKELMTI
- the uppS gene encoding di-trans,poly-cis-decaprenylcistransferase yields the protein MIENLEPFKVTPPIHIAIIMDGNGRWANAHGHHRFFGHVRGARVAKSIIEACSFRRVKFLTLFAFSSENWLRPKDEVSLLMKLLFSRLNRERAGLVRNNIKFKCIGDLDRLPAKVKEAVNQTISETDHCTGMTLIFALSYGGRQEIANAAKRIAFLVGSGKLRPEDVNEELFHSQLESSEIPDPDLIIRTSGESRLSNFYLWQSAYSEFMVFPKMWPEFTRNDLDLAIESFNLKERRFGKTSEQLGSSPQTSSRSLKGEV
- a CDS encoding phosphatidate cytidylyltransferase translates to MSSNFMGLQTRILSALVAVGSLVAIAFYGGPPGIAVISLGIVMLGCYEFTKIGFPPDEKLPPFLKGLFLGSCFGFIAIAMLLEPIAGLATLALTSMILFSCLLSALHKTVPLEVIRKLSSSLILGLVYTGLLPIFALKLLFLPDGLKWFSLMLVVVFSGDTFAYFVGLCFGKRKLMSSVSPKKTVAGAWGGLLGSGLVAWLAGTYFVDEHSLVLFITGSIASGFFAQFGDLFESLLKRVSGHKDSGSIMPGHGGVLDRLDGIYFASPIFFLVAQYLS
- the rseP gene encoding RIP metalloprotease RseP, producing MDLILNWLQSGLSAIGPFLILLGLLIFVHELGHFLVAKWCGVRVEVFSLGFGKKILKFSRGETTYCISIVPLGGYVKMYGDDPTAEIPENEKSRAFLCKPVIQRIAIVLAGPLMNFLFAIPLFMAVGLKGELVPGPRLGDVERESSAFQAGFRSGDKILSMNEETISYWSQIAKKIETSVDREIQFKVARFNSGETVSLKASPTLVPNDNILTLDTLVPRIPGLDPSGRSSMVGVSSPQSPAALAGLKTFDIITSINGVKVNAFWELEPTLQAHKNSEKLELVVHPYTAKANAESRTVVLNDFHTLSNSADESKSLLDVLGLEESDLYLLQVKENSPAARAGLRDGDKIIGLDKSLVEKWDQVLAKVKAFKAEDKVIHFSIAREGKTIDVDIAPEMTEVMNRHQKEENRFTVGIIPAILESPGELTLFRVSSPAEAVSYGFEKTIDWTKAISVSFLRILTAQVSHKNIGGVITIGRVASQTFEMGISAFLRMMAIISINLFLINLLPVPILDGGHLVFFVIEALRGAPLSMRKMEIAQQVGLILLISLMVLSLFNDITSFVKSP
- the tsaB gene encoding tRNA (adenosine(37)-N6)-threonylcarbamoyltransferase complex dimerization subunit type 1 TsaB, with protein sequence MKLVLIAETSSPSGGLSLLECSDKYLDAVVRDCQQWQRESSHSEVVTGAVRILLERNALHLSEISLFGVGVGPGSFTGIRVGINMMRAFAYSFQTPLFGYSSLEALALSTHRQDLPIVCLVNAFGNMIYGASYAWTATGSLRELASPRALGLDQVSQLFDGPSLVVGNAYDTYQRFFPHGLLNLMLRETHQPDEPQVQFFSPRLDLRARQEVKNDWKSVKPLYIRASEAEEKLKKGLLKPLPKI
- a CDS encoding P-loop NTPase gives rise to the protein MSDVRDKDKDKVYYLRGMMNSDSRIISVGGGKGGVGKSFFSSGLAIFIANLGYDTLLIDLDLGAANLHTCIGEDSPPHSIHDFLTGKIANFESLAVQTGHQNLRFISGSNDSYDMANITEDQKTLLMSSIFHTKADFIILDLSAGTHSTTLDLFLMATHQLITVTPDPSSVENAYRFIKSAFFRKMKRFEFQLNLGNLIAQLMANKSHNGIRSPADLLFYVSKQDPDNGERLRNLMESMKIQIVLNQVRTMSDVTLGPSIESVCRKYFGIKAQFLGHIDYDNAVWQSLRKKKHLLLEYPHSRIYAQMLGIARTIVGPRKQKAVV
- a CDS encoding helix-turn-helix domain-containing protein gives rise to the protein MNHRLADQTYYEILEVASDATQQQIHAAYHRARNTYSPESPALYSMFTREEARDLMTLIEEAFSTLSNQAKRKDYDRQLIRQTTQKDQTQFGPANASEELPDFQVPEQGPKVGSAPLASVGIANTADIEQIAVNQKSFQPSKPKADRVPEGFGKTRFSAYQIDPNFENEINQTRTFDGTFLQKVRIYKQVNLDQLSQETRISRTYLSALESNNFKSLPAPVFTRGFVVQVAKILGLNEKLVADSYMSLYRNEKF
- a CDS encoding RluA family pseudouridine synthase; the encoded protein is MKSSESNLIVRKFEIIISEDQAGTRLDRILSSNPEFSSRSQVAQLFSAGSVIKGDKSLKASFMPKVGDCIVVLISEPIPSQELEPLDFPLAILHEDADVIVINKPAGLVVHPSNGHTHDTLVNALVFHTNSLASGFQKHRPGIVHRLDKDTSGILVVAKNDRCHAFLAKQFREKTVHRIYWALVYGRPFPPAGTLRSHIGRHPNDRKKFASTDNNPQISGPKGKLAVTHYRTLKTSPQGFALIECRLETGRTHQIRVHLSELGHPIVGDPIYGGLQRAKGLKSSRLRSLIFNLGRISLCARELSFVHPTSKKLLAFQIAWPEDLLDLYIQTGFDRV